One Gimesia aquarii DNA segment encodes these proteins:
- a CDS encoding cupin domain-containing protein, whose amino-acid sequence MPHTNLQTLIRHEGEAPRERSTCGWRDRLISREDRDVAAWAHAVDIDGAREHYHKRSTELYYVLDGTGVVILDGVEHPVNPGTMVHIPPGVVHGAKGRMRVLVVGIPDIADDDLFFVDDATA is encoded by the coding sequence ATGCCTCACACCAATTTGCAGACACTGATTCGTCACGAAGGCGAAGCACCACGGGAGCGGAGCACTTGCGGTTGGCGTGATCGACTCATTAGCCGCGAAGACCGTGATGTAGCGGCCTGGGCTCACGCAGTCGATATTGACGGTGCACGCGAGCATTACCACAAGCGATCTACTGAACTTTATTACGTACTGGACGGTACAGGAGTTGTCATTCTGGATGGGGTCGAGCATCCCGTAAACCCTGGTACGATGGTTCATATTCCGCCCGGTGTTGTGCATGGTGCCAAAGGTCGCATGCGTGTCCTTGTTGTAGGCATTCCGGACATAGCAGATGATGATCTTTTCTTCGTTGACGATGCGACAGCATAG
- a CDS encoding sulfatase produces MMTNRLRLTRKNAIPLQILGCTILALLLHTSIAVANDKPNIIVIFTDDQGYHDLGCFGSQTIKTPHLDQMAAEGLRLTSFYAQPVCGVSRAALMTGCYPIRVAEPDNVKHLHTVPHPQEWTMAEMLKEAGYATALIGKWHLCQRDRKASTGFRAATMPNAQGFDYFYGTPQFNGLTTFVNQSRFRSPILRNEEVVVPQVQDWDAITGDYTREAIDWIEKHHRQPFFLYLAHNMPHIPVGASKNFKNKSKNGPYGDTIEEIDWSCGQIFAKLKSLGLDENTLVVFTSDNGPWIEKQIPRNHSGTADPLRGWKMSAWDGGSRVPCIVRWPGKISPGRESDEVLTTMDLLPTFAAFAKAKTPKELILDGFDASEFLLGKTDNSPRDEYFYYCGCLLTGVRVGEWKLVLPREKNPPGTGWWGRMIEAVVKTQLFNLDKDPGESNDIARQHPDVVQRLMQRIQHARQELGDIDRSGRGARFFDEGPRRLEATRRSIKNRKVVYDNAKPVGNYRFTFEKEDWQGWKVVEGSLPDALTDRDTLPNFKSQPFNKQGDWFLFTGNRKTQTRGDDSQVGIIESPTFLLKGPKVSFLIGGGSGNSTYVALYDSDGKQLRKASGSNGPTMRRVVWNMSDSIGKRVKLRIVDQSAGGWGHVTFDDFSCQTDD; encoded by the coding sequence ATGATGACCAACCGACTCCGACTCACGAGAAAGAACGCGATCCCTCTTCAGATTTTGGGTTGTACCATTTTAGCCCTTTTACTCCATACCTCGATTGCCGTTGCAAATGACAAACCTAATATCATTGTGATTTTCACTGACGATCAAGGCTATCACGATCTGGGGTGTTTCGGTAGTCAGACGATCAAGACGCCACATTTGGATCAAATGGCCGCAGAAGGTCTAAGGCTGACAAGTTTCTATGCGCAACCGGTCTGTGGTGTATCGCGGGCCGCTTTGATGACAGGATGTTACCCGATTCGCGTTGCTGAACCAGATAACGTCAAGCACTTACATACCGTACCACATCCTCAAGAGTGGACTATGGCCGAGATGCTGAAAGAGGCAGGTTATGCGACGGCTTTAATTGGAAAATGGCATTTATGTCAACGCGATCGCAAAGCTTCGACAGGTTTTCGTGCTGCTACGATGCCGAACGCTCAGGGATTTGACTATTTCTATGGCACTCCCCAATTTAACGGTCTTACGACATTTGTGAATCAATCGCGGTTTCGCAGTCCAATCTTACGCAATGAGGAAGTGGTCGTTCCTCAGGTTCAAGACTGGGATGCCATTACTGGCGATTACACTCGTGAAGCAATTGATTGGATAGAAAAACATCACAGGCAGCCGTTCTTTCTGTATCTCGCGCATAACATGCCGCACATTCCCGTGGGTGCGTCAAAAAATTTCAAGAACAAATCGAAAAACGGACCCTACGGAGATACAATCGAAGAAATCGACTGGTCTTGCGGTCAGATTTTTGCGAAGCTCAAGTCACTTGGGTTAGATGAAAACACGCTCGTCGTTTTTACATCCGACAATGGTCCCTGGATTGAAAAACAGATTCCCAGAAACCATTCAGGGACAGCAGATCCCCTGCGTGGCTGGAAAATGTCGGCATGGGACGGCGGATCGCGCGTGCCTTGCATTGTGCGCTGGCCTGGTAAGATCAGCCCGGGCCGTGAAAGCGATGAGGTCCTGACAACTATGGATTTGCTGCCGACGTTTGCGGCGTTCGCCAAAGCGAAGACACCGAAGGAGCTTATTTTAGATGGCTTCGATGCATCGGAATTCTTGCTGGGCAAAACAGACAATAGTCCGCGTGATGAATACTTCTATTATTGTGGTTGTCTCCTGACTGGAGTACGCGTTGGCGAATGGAAACTGGTGTTACCTCGAGAGAAAAATCCCCCAGGCACCGGCTGGTGGGGTCGCATGATCGAAGCCGTTGTGAAAACCCAGTTATTTAACCTCGATAAAGACCCTGGCGAATCGAATGACATTGCCCGACAGCATCCAGATGTGGTGCAACGTCTGATGCAGCGAATTCAGCATGCCCGGCAAGAACTTGGCGACATTGATCGTAGCGGTCGCGGTGCCCGGTTCTTTGATGAAGGCCCGCGCAGATTAGAAGCCACTCGACGGTCCATCAAAAACAGAAAAGTGGTTTATGACAACGCAAAGCCGGTAGGCAACTATCGATTCACATTTGAAAAAGAGGACTGGCAAGGATGGAAAGTCGTCGAAGGATCTCTGCCTGATGCTCTCACGGATCGAGACACTTTACCAAACTTCAAAAGTCAGCCCTTCAACAAGCAAGGCGACTGGTTTCTATTCACAGGCAACCGAAAGACTCAGACGCGTGGCGATGACAGTCAAGTCGGCATCATCGAATCGCCGACGTTTCTTCTCAAAGGGCCTAAAGTCAGTTTCTTAATCGGTGGTGGTAGTGGCAATTCCACATACGTAGCCCTCTATGATTCCGATGGGAAACAACTGCGAAAGGCAAGCGGTAGTAATGGACCTACGATGCGACGCGTAGTGTGGAACATGAGTGATTCTATTGGAAAACGAGTGAAATTACGCATCGTCGATCAAAGTGCGGGCGGATGGGGACACGTTACGTTTGATGATTTCTCCTGCCAGACTGACGATTAA
- a CDS encoding TetR/AcrR family transcriptional regulator → MSKASESRNKICEAAIAVAARDGFSSMSLDAVAAEAGVSKGGLLYHFGTKEELMHGTLQHFAEVGQHMLLGRIASDPNSEMRWARGIVSCMFPSDAELETTKQELDPSIIFKFMLSMLTLAADRSTSIGPLTEMGTELRDRLLEDESVGLEQMLIWLAIDGLLVWQLLGLIDPKDELFARVGNEFRSRVGLSPREDSKEQSTKSKKTTQRTKRRKEGLK, encoded by the coding sequence ATGTCCAAAGCTAGCGAATCTCGAAACAAAATCTGTGAAGCAGCAATCGCTGTTGCCGCGAGGGACGGATTCTCTTCGATGAGTTTGGATGCCGTAGCTGCAGAAGCCGGTGTCAGCAAAGGCGGATTGCTTTATCATTTTGGTACAAAAGAAGAGTTAATGCACGGCACGCTACAGCATTTTGCTGAAGTTGGCCAACATATGCTCTTGGGCAGAATTGCGTCTGACCCCAATTCGGAAATGCGCTGGGCGCGTGGAATTGTTTCATGCATGTTTCCTTCAGATGCGGAGTTGGAAACTACAAAACAGGAGCTTGACCCATCGATCATTTTCAAGTTCATGCTATCAATGCTCACGTTAGCTGCTGATCGTAGTACCAGCATCGGCCCCCTTACTGAAATGGGAACAGAGTTGCGCGATCGTTTACTCGAAGATGAGTCTGTTGGTCTGGAGCAGATGCTGATTTGGCTCGCGATCGACGGTCTTCTGGTTTGGCAGCTATTGGGGTTAATCGACCCAAAAGACGAGCTATTCGCTCGTGTGGGCAATGAATTCCGAAGCCGCGTGGGACTGTCACCTCGAGAAGACAGCAAAGAGCAATCGACCAAGAGCAAAAAAACGACTCAGCGAACAAAACGACGGAAAGAGGGCCTCAAGTGA
- a CDS encoding efflux RND transporter periplasmic adaptor subunit yields MKLSRSWNIIFAIVVIATIAIAALSSNKSELRSVVAGNAKSRFLSEEQDKWIGALGRIEPRSRIRRISPWGGSRSSVITELHVNTGDIVQKGQLLATFDTFAQRSSEIAVAKANVATALARLQKIKSGEEPETIDAKRAELKLVRTRMESLRKELERSKRLDYSKAITVHELEKVQLRFDEAVLNIQQFTSELAAMENVRAVDITLSEAELKTAEAELQLQLALLEATQVFAPIDGKVLKLHAHAGETIGDQGILELADMEHLQVVAEIFEADIAKLSVGMSAEMSVISMNQRFKGSIAEIGQLVGRQDVLSVDPVSDVDARVVEVRIDLEPDVVQALARLSNARVEVVIKPEVSRDLSVDRGLP; encoded by the coding sequence GTGAAGCTAAGCCGGTCCTGGAACATCATCTTCGCAATCGTTGTTATCGCGACAATCGCTATCGCTGCACTTAGCTCAAACAAGAGTGAGTTGCGAAGTGTCGTTGCGGGTAATGCAAAGTCGCGTTTTCTTTCCGAGGAACAGGATAAATGGATTGGCGCGCTCGGTCGAATTGAACCGCGTAGTCGCATTCGGCGTATTTCTCCTTGGGGCGGTTCTCGCTCGTCAGTCATCACGGAGTTACACGTTAATACAGGAGATATCGTACAGAAGGGGCAGTTGCTTGCCACATTTGATACATTTGCTCAACGATCTAGTGAAATTGCGGTAGCGAAAGCAAACGTTGCAACTGCTCTAGCGAGACTCCAAAAAATCAAATCCGGCGAAGAGCCTGAGACCATCGACGCGAAGCGTGCCGAACTGAAACTCGTACGCACGCGGATGGAGTCGCTTCGAAAGGAATTGGAACGTTCAAAGCGGCTTGATTATTCCAAGGCGATCACCGTTCATGAACTTGAAAAGGTTCAGCTCCGTTTTGACGAAGCGGTCCTAAACATTCAGCAGTTTACAAGTGAATTAGCGGCCATGGAAAATGTCCGTGCGGTCGATATCACACTATCAGAAGCCGAGCTAAAGACAGCGGAAGCTGAACTGCAACTCCAATTAGCTTTACTCGAAGCCACTCAAGTTTTTGCGCCTATTGATGGCAAAGTGCTGAAGCTTCACGCGCATGCGGGCGAGACGATTGGCGACCAAGGAATTCTAGAGTTAGCAGACATGGAACATCTCCAGGTCGTAGCCGAAATCTTTGAGGCCGACATCGCTAAATTGTCTGTTGGCATGTCCGCTGAAATGAGTGTCATCTCGATGAATCAACGGTTCAAGGGATCCATTGCTGAAATTGGGCAGCTCGTCGGCCGCCAAGACGTTCTCTCTGTCGATCCCGTGAGCGATGTGGATGCCCGCGTAGTTGAAGTGCGCATCGACTTGGAACCTGACGTTGTACAGGCGCTCGCGCGGCTTTCGAATGCCAGAGTCGAGGTGGTGATCAAGCCAGAAGTGTCAAGAGATCTGTCAGTTGATAGGGGGCTACCTTGA
- the devC gene encoding ABC transporter permease DevC codes for MVRLPASLRVGWQQVSHNKTKLLVASAGVIVAVMLMLVQLGIRRGAIDSSIAVAKRLTADVVVVSPRTKTIFQPSSVPRSMFYRVLADPEVERVQSLYVGRAVFRNPWSDIEFPISVYGIDPDRPMMDLPGYESMQQILERADRICFDRQSRPTYGPVADELDKSRSVITEVNHREVHVVGSVSVGVSINTDGNLYVSPANFLRLFPDRNPGSIDIGLVRLTSDSDPQAVASSLSELLGKEARVLPCQDLVDAEETYLRETAPLDFIFGMGTAVGFFIGFVVVYQILYTEVTNHLPHYATLKAMGFRQSFLVRIVLSQAVIFSIFGFVPGFLMALGIYSVATDAIQMPIIMTIDRAVTVFAVTLSMCGLSGLIAIRQLSSAQPADVF; via the coding sequence ATGGTTCGTCTACCTGCGAGTCTTCGTGTGGGGTGGCAGCAAGTCAGCCACAATAAGACCAAGTTACTCGTGGCTTCCGCTGGCGTGATTGTTGCAGTCATGCTGATGTTAGTGCAACTGGGTATTCGCCGCGGAGCCATCGATAGCAGTATCGCGGTCGCGAAACGCCTGACGGCAGATGTCGTTGTCGTCAGCCCGCGGACGAAAACAATTTTTCAGCCTTCTTCCGTCCCAAGGAGTATGTTCTACCGGGTATTGGCAGATCCAGAGGTCGAGCGTGTGCAATCTCTCTATGTTGGGCGCGCTGTATTTCGCAATCCGTGGAGTGATATCGAGTTTCCGATCAGCGTCTATGGAATCGATCCAGACCGACCAATGATGGATCTACCCGGCTACGAGTCAATGCAGCAGATACTTGAGCGTGCTGACCGCATTTGTTTTGACCGGCAAAGCCGACCCACCTATGGCCCTGTTGCTGACGAACTTGATAAAAGTCGGAGCGTGATCACGGAGGTCAATCATCGAGAAGTCCACGTCGTCGGCTCCGTTTCCGTGGGTGTGTCTATTAATACGGACGGCAATTTGTATGTGTCTCCAGCGAATTTCCTCAGGCTTTTTCCTGATCGCAACCCCGGCTCGATCGATATCGGTTTGGTCCGATTAACAAGTGATTCGGACCCTCAGGCTGTGGCCAGTTCACTCTCTGAGCTTCTCGGCAAAGAAGCCCGCGTTTTGCCTTGTCAAGATTTGGTCGATGCCGAAGAAACTTACTTAAGAGAAACCGCCCCTCTCGACTTTATCTTTGGTATGGGTACGGCTGTAGGGTTCTTCATCGGTTTTGTGGTCGTTTACCAAATCCTGTACACAGAGGTCACAAATCATCTGCCTCACTATGCAACGCTGAAAGCGATGGGATTTCGACAATCATTTCTGGTTCGAATCGTCCTCAGCCAAGCCGTGATCTTTTCCATTTTTGGGTTTGTCCCAGGCTTTCTAATGGCTCTCGGTATTTATTCGGTCGCTACAGATGCGATCCAAATGCCAATTATCATGACTATTGATCGCGCGGTGACAGTGTTTGCTGTGACTTTATCGATGTGTGGTCTGTCAGGCCTGATTGCAATTAGACAACTTTCTTCCGCTCAACCAGCAGACGTGTTCTAG
- a CDS encoding ATP-binding cassette domain-containing protein, producing the protein MSNPTPIVANSLCFSFGNGELQKQILFDICFSVEAGEIVFLTGPSGSGKTTLLTLIGGLRQVQEGELTVLEHSLHQATESELVSLRKQIGFIFQQHNLLPFLTAAQNVELMLEMQGLVSSNEIVSRSAEALAAVGLSDRMRHEPSGLSGGQRQRVAIARALVGNPSLILADEPTAALDSKSGRSIVDLLKKLARERGVPILMVTHDSRVLDIAERIIEMEDGRIKDSSALSKASE; encoded by the coding sequence ATGTCGAATCCTACTCCCATCGTTGCAAACAGCCTCTGTTTCTCATTCGGCAATGGAGAACTGCAAAAGCAAATCTTGTTCGACATCTGCTTTTCGGTTGAAGCGGGGGAGATCGTATTTCTGACTGGACCGAGTGGCAGTGGCAAAACGACACTATTGACCCTGATTGGCGGCCTCAGACAAGTTCAGGAGGGAGAGTTAACCGTTCTAGAACATTCGTTGCATCAAGCGACAGAGTCAGAACTGGTTTCACTACGCAAGCAGATTGGATTCATTTTTCAACAGCATAATTTACTCCCCTTTCTGACGGCAGCACAGAATGTCGAATTGATGCTGGAAATGCAGGGACTTGTGTCGTCAAACGAGATCGTTTCCAGGTCTGCCGAGGCTTTGGCTGCCGTTGGCTTAAGCGATCGCATGAGGCACGAACCCTCTGGCCTGTCCGGGGGGCAAAGACAACGCGTCGCGATTGCTCGTGCGCTAGTTGGCAATCCTTCTTTGATCCTGGCAGACGAACCAACTGCCGCATTAGATAGCAAATCTGGCAGGAGTATCGTCGATCTGTTGAAGAAACTCGCACGAGAGCGTGGAGTTCCAATTCTCATGGTGACACACGATTCCCGAGTACTGGATATTGCAGAACGAATCATCGAGATGGAGGATGGACGGATCAAAGATTCAAGCGCGTTAAGTAAAGCCAGTGAATGA